One window from the genome of Sphingobacteriales bacterium encodes:
- a CDS encoding KilA-N domain-containing protein: protein MAKNSKIEVKGTEITILKSENDDYISLTDIAKHKDAEHTDTIIQNWMRNRNTIELLGFWESIYNPDFKSLEFEGFRKQAGLNSFVMTPKKWIENTNAIGIISKSGRYGGTFAHKDIAFEFASWISIEFKLYVIKEFQRLKADENDRLKLEWNLQRTLAKVNYHIHTDAIKENLIPEELTKNQIQFIYADEADLLNVALFGKTARQWRDENPEKDGNIRDYATIEQLVVLSNLESINAVLIYQGLNQPERLRQLNQTAIQQMKSLVNNMNIKKLK from the coding sequence ATGGCAAAGAATTCTAAAATAGAGGTAAAAGGGACTGAAATAACCATTCTTAAAAGCGAGAATGATGATTATATTTCCTTAACTGATATTGCCAAACATAAAGACGCTGAGCATACCGATACTATTATCCAAAACTGGATGCGTAATCGTAATACAATTGAATTATTGGGTTTTTGGGAGAGTATCTACAATCCCGATTTTAAATCCCTCGAATTCGAGGGGTTTAGAAAACAAGCAGGGCTAAACAGCTTTGTGATGACCCCCAAAAAATGGATAGAGAACACCAATGCAATTGGTATTATATCAAAATCAGGCAGGTATGGCGGAACCTTTGCTCACAAAGATATTGCGTTTGAGTTTGCTTCCTGGATTTCAATTGAATTCAAACTCTATGTGATTAAAGAATTCCAACGCCTTAAAGCAGATGAAAATGACCGATTAAAACTCGAATGGAACCTCCAGCGAACCTTAGCCAAAGTAAATTACCACATCCATACCGATGCTATTAAAGAAAATCTGATTCCTGAAGAATTAACCAAAAACCAGATACAATTTATTTATGCCGATGAAGCAGATTTGCTTAATGTTGCCTTATTTGGTAAAACAGCTCGTCAGTGGCGAGATGAAAATCCCGAAAAAGATGGAAATATACGCGATTATGCTACGATTGAACAATTGGTTGTGCTATCAAACCTCGAAAGCATTAATGCCGTGCTGATTTATCAGGGATTAAATCAACCCGAAAGGTTGAGACAGTTGAACCAAACTGCCATTCAGCAAATGAAATCACTCGTAAATAACATGAACATTAAGAAACTAAAATAG